TTCTCCGTCGCCTCCTCCGCCAGCCGGCGGAAGGTGGTGATCTTGCCGCCGAAGATCGACAGCATCGGCGCGGTGCCGGCCGGTTCGTCCATTTCCAGCACATAGTCGCGGGTGACGGCCGAGGCGTTGCCGCTGGCGTCGTCGAACAGCGGCCGGACGCCGCTGTAGGTCCACACCACGTCGCTCTCGCGCACCGGCTTGGCGAAATAGCGCGACACCGCCCGGCACATGTAGGTGATTTCCTCCGGGCTGATCGCCACCGCGCCGGGATCACCCGAATAATCGAGGTCGGTGGTGCCGATCAGGGTGAAGTCGCGCTCGTAGGGGATCGAGAAGACGATGCGGCGGTCGTCGTTCTGAAAGATGTAGGCGTGGTCGCCCTCATACATCCGCGGCACCACGATGTGGCTGCCCTTGACCAGACGGACCGACTTGTCGACGGTGACGCCGGTGCGCTTGGCGATCATCTCGCGCACCCAGGGGCCGGCGGCGTTGACCAGCGCGCGGGCGCGGACGCTGCGGGTGGCGCCGGTGTTCACGTCGACCAGGGTCGCGTGCCACAGGCCGTCGCGCCGCTCCGCCGCCTCGCAGCGGGTGCGGGTCAGGATCTCCGCCCCACGGGCCTGCGCGTCCATCGCGTTCAGCACGACCAGCCGGCTGTCCTCGACCCAGCAATCGGAATATTCGAACGCCTTGGTGAAGCCGCCCGCCAGCGGCTTTCCGGCCGGCGCCGTCGTCAGATCGACGCCGTGCGATCCCGGCAGCAGCTTGCGTTTTCCCAGATGATCGTAAAGGAACAGGCCGATGCGCACCATCCAGGCCGGGCGCATGCTGCTGTCATGGGGCAGCACGAAGCGCAGCGGCCAGATGATGTGCGGAGCGGCGCGCAAAAGCACCTCGCGCTCCTGCAGCGCCTCGCGCACCAGACGGAACTCGTAATATTCGAGATAGCGCAAGCCGCCATGGATCAGCTTGGTGCTGGCCGACGAGGTGGCGCCCGCGAGGTCGCCCTGTTCGCACAGCACCACCGACATCCCGCGTCCGACCGCGTCACGGGCGATGCCGGCCCCGTTCACGCCGCCGCCGACGATCAGCAGGTCGGTCACCGCGGACTCGTTTGACATGGGTTCCTCTCCATACCGCGCCGGTTCCTCACGAACCCGGCCGCTTTCGTTTCAGAACATATGATGTTCGTTCGCGTTTGAAAAGGAAAATGTTCGTTCAACGGACCATGTTTCGGAGGCTACGCTGGATCGCACCATTTTCCTATCGGAAATATAGCTGCCCCGGTACCATACCGCGCATGAGCTTTCAGGCGGCGCGGATGCCGCCGAGCAGACGGTCGATATCGTCGCTCAGGCTTTCGGATCGTTGCGAAAGCGCGCGGGTCGCCTCCACCACCTGGGCGGCGGCGCTGCCGGTGCGGTTCACCGCGTCATCCACCGAGACCACCGTATCGGCGATGCTCTGCACGGCCTCGGAGGCATGGTTGATGCTGCGGGCGATCTCGTCGGTGGCGGCGGATTGCTCTTCAACCGCGGCGGCGACCATGGCGGTGATCTCGTCGATGCGGCCGATGGTGCGGCCGATGCCGTCGATGGCCGACACCGCCCCCTGGGCCGTCGTCCGCACCGCCTGGACCTGCTGGGCGATCTCCTCCGTCGCCTTGGCGGTCTGGCCGGCGAGGCTGCGCACCTCCTCCGCCACCACGGCGAATCCCTTGCCGGCATCCCCGGCGCGCGCCGCCTCGATGGTGGCGTTCAGCGCCAGCAGGTTGGTCTGGCCGGCGATGGCGTTGATCATGCCGACCACATCGCCGATCTTCTGCGCCGCGGCGGCGAGCGCCACCATCAACTGGTTGGTGCTGCGCGCCTCGTCCACCGCGCCGCGGGCGATCTGGCTGGAATCGCCGACCCGCCGGGTGATCTCGCCGATGGAGGCGGACAGCTGGCTGGCGGTGGCGGCGACCGACTGCACGTTGGTCGCGGTGTCGGCCACGGCGGAGCGGACGTCGGTCATGCTGCGGCAGGTCTGCTCGGCGGTGGCGGACATCCCCTCCGACGCCGCGCGCATGTCGGCGGACGCGGCGGCGATGTGGCGCGACGCCTCCTTCACGCTGGCTTCGATGCTGGCGGTGATGGTCTGGAGGGTATGCGAGCGCTCGGCATCGGCGGCCCGCTTCATCGCATCCTGTTCCTGCTGCAACCGGGCGATCTCGGCGCTCTTGTCGCGGAAGACGCCGACGATCCCCGCCATCTCG
Above is a window of Azospirillum sp. B510 DNA encoding:
- the glpD gene encoding glycerol-3-phosphate dehydrogenase, whose product is MSNESAVTDLLIVGGGVNGAGIARDAVGRGMSVVLCEQGDLAGATSSASTKLIHGGLRYLEYYEFRLVREALQEREVLLRAAPHIIWPLRFVLPHDSSMRPAWMVRIGLFLYDHLGKRKLLPGSHGVDLTTAPAGKPLAGGFTKAFEYSDCWVEDSRLVVLNAMDAQARGAEILTRTRCEAAERRDGLWHATLVDVNTGATRSVRARALVNAAGPWVREMIAKRTGVTVDKSVRLVKGSHIVVPRMYEGDHAYIFQNDDRRIVFSIPYERDFTLIGTTDLDYSGDPGAVAISPEEITYMCRAVSRYFAKPVRESDVVWTYSGVRPLFDDASGNASAVTRDYVLEMDEPAGTAPMLSIFGGKITTFRRLAEEATEKLGKALGKTAVTWTADVPLPGGDIADADFAGFLAGLKRRRPWLPDALALRLARAYGTRVERLLGDAKGLGDLGIDFGGGVYEAELDYAEREEFAMTGDDFLWRRSKLGLHLDAKIREAIGGWFDRRREATANRGAGENAAA